A genome region from Myroides fluvii includes the following:
- a CDS encoding type I restriction-modification system subunit M encodes MTHNSHNKLVSFIWSIADDCLRDVYVRGKYRDIILPFVVLRRIDALLEPTKDKVLEEVRFQREDLDQIELDPKGLESSTGYVFYNTSTWTMEKLRGTATNSQQKLVANFEEYLNGFSSNVKEIIEKFKLSSQIQHMASKDVLLDVLEKFTSPYINLTPFEKNDPEGRMLPALSNLGMGYVFEELIRKFNEENNEEAGEHFTPREVIQLMTTLVFEPLKNSLPSIITIYDPACGSGGMLTESENYLVEESHIKYAGDVYLYGKEINDETYAICKSDMMIKGKDPENIRVGSTLSTNEFSNMKFDFMLSNPPYGKSWATEVKYIKDGKEVIDSRFQFKLKDYWGNWETVDATPRTSDGQLLFLMEMVDKMKPASANKVGSKIASVHNGSSLFTGDAGSGESNIRRYIIENDLLDAIVQLPNNMFYNTGITTYIWLLNNNKPKDRQGYVQLLDANNLYQKLRKNLGLKNCELTSQQIQEIAKAYLNNLSKSTEESDLKIKRFKNSDFGYYKVNIERPKRLRSQFTAEAMADLRFEKSLATPMKMLYETYGEAIYEDLVAEETAIYKRAEKEDWDLNKKQLNRLVDKVTWEKPKAIYDAAQSLWKLIGNEVFTNFNAFSALIDDVVKKNKLNLSATDKKVILNAISTYDAQAEKVVKKVEKLSGDKLTQLLDRLGCKENDLSFFGYYPTTKVGEFVTYETETDLRDSEQISLNEEILKYFNREVIPYVDEAWINLDSVKIGYEISFNKYFYQHTPLRSIKAIKTDLLALEEQGDGLLSEILKF; translated from the coding sequence ATGACTCATAATTCCCATAATAAATTAGTTAGTTTCATCTGGTCTATAGCCGATGATTGTTTAAGAGATGTTTACGTACGCGGTAAGTACCGCGATATTATTTTACCTTTTGTAGTTTTACGCCGTATTGATGCGCTATTAGAACCAACAAAGGATAAAGTACTAGAAGAAGTTCGTTTTCAAAGAGAAGATTTAGATCAGATTGAACTCGATCCTAAAGGACTTGAATCTTCCACAGGTTATGTATTTTATAATACTTCAACTTGGACCATGGAAAAATTGCGTGGTACGGCAACAAATTCGCAACAAAAATTAGTAGCTAATTTCGAAGAATACTTAAACGGATTTTCTTCGAATGTAAAGGAAATCATAGAAAAGTTTAAGTTATCTTCTCAAATTCAACACATGGCAAGTAAAGATGTTTTACTGGATGTGCTAGAGAAATTCACTTCACCATATATTAATTTAACTCCTTTTGAAAAGAATGATCCAGAAGGAAGAATGCTTCCAGCCTTATCAAATTTAGGAATGGGTTATGTTTTTGAAGAGTTAATTCGAAAATTTAACGAAGAAAATAACGAAGAAGCTGGCGAGCACTTTACGCCACGTGAAGTAATTCAGTTAATGACTACTTTGGTCTTTGAACCTTTAAAAAATTCTTTACCAAGCATTATTACCATTTATGATCCAGCTTGTGGAAGTGGTGGAATGCTAACTGAAAGTGAAAATTATTTGGTAGAAGAATCTCATATTAAATATGCGGGTGACGTGTATTTGTATGGAAAAGAAATCAATGATGAAACCTACGCTATCTGTAAATCAGATATGATGATTAAAGGTAAAGATCCTGAAAACATTCGTGTAGGTTCTACTTTGAGCACCAATGAATTCTCAAATATGAAATTCGACTTTATGTTATCTAATCCTCCGTACGGAAAATCTTGGGCAACAGAAGTTAAATATATAAAAGACGGAAAGGAAGTTATTGACAGCCGCTTCCAATTTAAATTAAAAGATTATTGGGGAAACTGGGAAACTGTTGATGCTACACCAAGAACTTCTGACGGACAGTTGTTGTTTTTGATGGAAATGGTTGATAAAATGAAACCTGCCTCTGCTAATAAGGTAGGAAGTAAAATTGCATCAGTTCATAACGGTTCATCTTTATTTACAGGTGATGCTGGTTCAGGAGAATCTAACATTCGTCGTTATATTATTGAAAACGATTTATTAGATGCTATTGTACAATTACCTAATAATATGTTTTACAATACAGGTATTACAACTTATATCTGGTTATTAAATAACAATAAACCTAAAGACCGCCAAGGGTATGTTCAGTTATTAGATGCTAACAACCTGTATCAAAAACTAAGAAAAAATTTAGGTTTAAAAAATTGTGAATTAACAAGTCAACAAATTCAAGAAATAGCTAAAGCATATTTAAATAATCTTTCTAAAAGCACAGAAGAATCAGATCTTAAAATAAAACGTTTTAAAAATAGCGATTTTGGTTATTATAAAGTAAATATTGAACGACCTAAACGTTTACGTTCACAATTTACAGCAGAAGCAATGGCTGATTTACGTTTCGAAAAATCGTTGGCTACGCCTATGAAAATGCTTTATGAAACTTATGGAGAAGCTATTTACGAAGATTTAGTTGCTGAGGAAACAGCGATTTATAAACGTGCCGAAAAAGAAGATTGGGACTTAAATAAAAAACAGCTTAATAGATTAGTTGATAAAGTAACTTGGGAAAAACCAAAGGCAATTTATGATGCAGCTCAATCGCTTTGGAAGTTAATCGGTAATGAAGTATTTACAAACTTCAATGCATTTTCTGCTTTAATAGATGATGTTGTAAAGAAAAATAAATTGAATCTTTCAGCAACAGATAAGAAAGTTATTTTAAATGCCATTTCTACCTACGATGCACAAGCAGAAAAAGTAGTTAAGAAAGTTGAAAAGCTTTCAGGAGATAAATTAACTCAATTATTAGATAGATTAGGATGTAAAGAAAATGACTTATCATTTTTTGGTTATTATCCAACTACAAAAGTGGGGGAATTTGTCACCTACGAAACAGAAACCGATCTACGTGATAGCGAACAAATTTCGTTAAACGAAGAAATCTTAAAGTATTTCAATCGTGAAGTAATTCCGTACGTAGATGAAGCTTGGATTAATTTAGATTCGGTGAAAATTGGTTACGAAATTTCGTTCAACAAATACTTCTACCAGCATACACCGTTGCGAAGTATTAAAGCTATTAAAACCGATTTATTAGCTTTAGAAGAACAAGGTGATGGTTTATTAAGTGAAATTCTTAAATTCTAA
- a CDS encoding helix-turn-helix domain-containing protein encodes MAKLKDRDKELRDKIKSRINFLIKEKNLTKVELANLSEKDRQAINRWTNLGENRGITIYTLSDFCDAMKISLTDFFKDPIFIKNFEIK; translated from the coding sequence ATGGCGAAATTAAAGGATAGAGATAAAGAATTACGTGACAAGATTAAGAGTAGGATTAATTTTCTAATTAAAGAAAAGAACTTGACGAAAGTTGAGTTAGCAAATCTTTCTGAAAAAGATAGACAGGCTATTAATCGATGGACAAATCTAGGTGAGAATCGTGGAATAACGATTTATACCTTGTCTGATTTCTGTGATGCAATGAAAATAAGTCTAACAGATTTTTTTAAAGATCCTATTTTTATAAAGAATTTTGAAATTAAATAA